The Streptomyces sp. RKAG293 genome includes a region encoding these proteins:
- a CDS encoding LacI family DNA-binding transcriptional regulator codes for MAKVTRDDVARLAGTSTAVVSYVINNGPRPVAPATRERVQAAIAQLGYRPDRVAQAMASRRTDLIGLIVPDARQPFFGEMAHAVEQAASDRGKMVLVGNSDYLDDREIHYLRAFLGMRVSGLILISQGPSANAAAEIEAWDARIVLLHERPEAIDEYAVVTDDIGGAQLATRHLLEHGHEYVACLGGTEKTPVLGDPVTDHVEGWRRAMRESGRSIEGRLFQAPYNRYDAYQVALGLLAGPDRPPAIFCATDDQAIGVLRAARELRIDVPGGLAVAGFDDVKEAALTDPPLTTVASDREAMARAAVDLVLDDSLRVNGTRRDRLRQFPSRLVVRASCGCQ; via the coding sequence GTGGCAAAGGTGACGCGTGACGATGTGGCCAGGCTGGCGGGTACGTCCACCGCCGTCGTCAGCTATGTCATCAACAACGGACCCCGGCCGGTCGCCCCGGCCACCCGCGAGCGGGTGCAGGCGGCCATCGCGCAGCTCGGTTATCGCCCGGACCGTGTGGCCCAGGCGATGGCCAGCCGCCGTACGGACCTCATAGGCCTGATCGTCCCCGATGCCCGTCAGCCGTTCTTCGGCGAGATGGCGCACGCGGTCGAGCAGGCGGCGTCCGACCGCGGAAAAATGGTCCTCGTCGGCAACTCCGACTATCTGGACGACCGCGAGATCCACTACCTCCGCGCGTTCCTCGGCATGCGGGTCTCCGGGCTGATCCTGATCAGCCAGGGCCCGAGCGCGAACGCCGCCGCCGAGATAGAGGCGTGGGACGCCCGTATCGTCCTGCTGCACGAGCGGCCGGAGGCGATCGACGAGTACGCGGTCGTCACCGACGACATCGGCGGAGCGCAGCTCGCCACCCGCCACCTGCTGGAACACGGCCACGAGTACGTGGCGTGCCTCGGCGGCACCGAGAAGACCCCGGTCCTGGGCGACCCCGTCACCGACCACGTCGAAGGCTGGCGGCGGGCCATGCGGGAGTCCGGCCGTTCCATCGAGGGCCGGCTCTTCCAGGCCCCCTACAACCGCTACGACGCCTACCAGGTCGCCCTCGGCCTGCTCGCGGGCCCGGACCGGCCGCCGGCCATCTTCTGCGCCACCGACGACCAGGCGATCGGCGTGCTGCGCGCCGCGCGCGAGCTGCGGATCGACGTGCCGGGCGGGCTGGCCGTCGCAGGCTTCGACGACGTGAAGGAAGCGGCCCTCACCGACCCGCCGCTCACCACGGTCGCCTCGGACCGCGAGGCGATGGCCCGCGCCGCGGTGGACCTCGTCCTGGACGACTCGCTGCGCGTCAACGGCACCCGTCGCGACCGGCTGCGGCAGTTCCCGTCCCGGCTCGTCGTACGGGCCTCCTGCGGCTGCCAGTAG
- the mshD gene encoding mycothiol synthase — protein sequence MTDAAQPSTPTRRIETVDALAPDTARDVLALLGEAAASDGQWAVSEQGRLNLRGGARPGVRHLLLYVGDELAGYGQLEDTDPVEPPAAEFLISASRRAHGHGQALGRALLDTSGKRLRVWAHGGHPAARHLAVQLGLSLFRELRQLRRPLDGGPALPEPVIPAGITVRTFVPGQDDAAWLAVNAAAFAHHPEQGSLTQRDLDDRKAEPWFDPAGFFLAVRGDDVVGFHWTKVHRADRLGEVYVVGVHPDEQGSGLGKALTAIGLRHLADQEKLPTAMLYVDADNIPAVTVYERLGFTTHETDLMYRTES from the coding sequence ATGACCGACGCCGCGCAGCCCAGCACGCCCACCCGCCGGATCGAGACCGTGGACGCGCTCGCGCCCGACACCGCGCGGGACGTCCTCGCGCTCCTCGGCGAGGCGGCGGCGAGCGACGGGCAGTGGGCGGTCTCCGAGCAGGGCCGGCTCAATCTGCGCGGCGGCGCGCGCCCCGGTGTGCGGCACCTGCTGCTGTACGTGGGCGACGAGCTGGCCGGCTACGGGCAGCTCGAGGACACCGATCCGGTCGAACCGCCCGCCGCCGAATTCCTCATCAGCGCCTCCCGCCGCGCGCACGGCCACGGCCAGGCGCTCGGCCGGGCGCTGCTCGACACCAGCGGCAAGCGGCTGCGGGTGTGGGCGCACGGCGGCCACCCGGCCGCCCGGCACCTGGCCGTACAGCTCGGGCTGAGCCTGTTCCGGGAGCTGCGGCAGCTGCGCCGCCCGCTCGACGGCGGTCCCGCGCTGCCGGAGCCGGTGATCCCGGCGGGCATCACCGTACGGACCTTCGTCCCCGGGCAGGACGACGCCGCCTGGCTGGCGGTGAACGCCGCCGCGTTCGCCCATCACCCCGAGCAGGGCTCGCTCACCCAGCGTGACCTGGACGACCGCAAGGCCGAGCCGTGGTTCGACCCGGCGGGCTTCTTCCTCGCGGTCCGCGGGGATGACGTCGTCGGCTTCCACTGGACGAAGGTGCACCGCGCCGACCGGCTCGGCGAGGTGTACGTCGTCGGCGTCCACCCGGACGAGCAGGGCAGCGGCCTGGGCAAGGCGCTCACCGCGATCGGCCTGCGGCACCTCGCGGACCAGGAGAAGCTGCCCACCGCGATGCTCTACGTGGACGCGGACAACATCCCGGCCGTCACCGTCTACGAGCGGCTGGGCTTCACGACCCATGAGACGGACCTGATGTACCGCACGGAGAGCTGA
- a CDS encoding bifunctional metallophosphatase/5'-nucleotidase — translation MSLARRLTAAAAGLAAIGALAAAAPAHSGHGGYGGGHGGNGHGGGGHDSRTVDLQLLALNDFHGNLEPPAGSSGRVTELQADGTTKTIDAGGVEYLASSLRTARKGHDRSITVAAGDIVGASPLISGLFHDEPTVEAMNKLGLDVTSVGNHEFDEGKAELLRLQNGGCHPTDGCYEKGRKFKGADYPILSANVVNEKTGKPLLAPYSIQNVNGVRVGFIGVTLKGTPNIVSADGVKGLKFLDEAETINKYTKELKRKGINAVVALIHEGGFPASPAYNYNCDAGGPGSGLSGPIADIAKKTSADVDALVTGHTHNAYVCTIPDPAGNPRLVTSASSFGRLFTELDMKYDRRTQDIVRTSVKGSNHVVDRVQPKAADLTKLVDHWRALAAPVANRTVGYISADIKANDADGNESPLGDVIADAQLAYGKTLDPKTAIALMNPGGIRTDLVYAPSGTEGPGVVTYGEGFAVQPFSNTVNLADLTGAQVIAALQQQVSGANQASPKILQVSSGLTYTLDLTKTGADRVVADTVKLGGVPIDPAGVYRVAMNSFLAGGGDGFAALGAGKNPLVGGDDLAALNAYLTANSSAASPLAPPAADRVTVVK, via the coding sequence ATGTCTCTGGCACGTAGATTGACCGCCGCTGCCGCCGGGCTCGCGGCCATCGGCGCGCTCGCCGCCGCCGCGCCCGCGCACAGCGGCCACGGTGGCTACGGCGGCGGCCACGGCGGGAACGGCCACGGTGGCGGCGGCCACGACAGCCGCACCGTGGACCTCCAGCTGCTCGCGCTGAACGACTTCCACGGCAACCTGGAGCCGCCCGCCGGTTCGTCCGGCCGGGTCACCGAACTCCAGGCCGACGGCACCACGAAGACCATCGACGCGGGTGGCGTCGAGTACCTGGCGTCCAGCCTGCGCACCGCCCGCAAGGGCCACGACCGCTCGATCACCGTCGCCGCCGGTGACATCGTCGGGGCGAGCCCGCTGATCTCGGGGCTCTTCCACGACGAGCCGACCGTCGAGGCGATGAACAAGCTCGGCCTGGACGTCACCAGCGTCGGCAACCACGAGTTCGACGAGGGCAAGGCCGAGCTGCTGCGGCTGCAGAACGGCGGCTGCCACCCGACCGACGGCTGCTACGAGAAGGGCCGCAAGTTCAAGGGCGCGGACTACCCGATCCTCTCGGCGAACGTCGTCAACGAGAAGACCGGCAAACCGCTGCTCGCGCCCTACTCGATCCAGAACGTGAACGGCGTACGCGTCGGGTTCATCGGCGTCACGCTCAAGGGCACCCCGAACATCGTCTCCGCCGACGGCGTCAAGGGCCTCAAGTTCCTCGACGAGGCCGAGACGATCAACAAGTACACCAAGGAACTGAAGCGCAAGGGCATCAACGCCGTCGTCGCGCTCATCCACGAGGGCGGCTTCCCCGCGTCGCCCGCGTACAACTACAACTGCGATGCGGGCGGCCCCGGTTCCGGGCTGTCCGGGCCCATCGCCGACATCGCCAAGAAGACCTCGGCCGACGTGGACGCCCTCGTCACCGGCCACACGCACAACGCCTACGTCTGCACCATCCCCGACCCGGCCGGCAACCCGCGGCTGGTGACGAGCGCCTCCTCGTTCGGCCGGCTCTTCACCGAGCTGGACATGAAGTACGACCGCCGGACCCAGGACATCGTCCGCACGTCGGTCAAGGGCTCGAACCACGTCGTGGACCGCGTCCAGCCGAAGGCGGCGGACCTCACCAAGCTCGTCGACCACTGGCGCGCGCTGGCCGCTCCGGTCGCGAACCGCACGGTCGGCTACATCAGCGCCGACATCAAGGCGAACGACGCCGACGGCAACGAGTCGCCGCTCGGCGACGTCATCGCCGACGCGCAGCTCGCCTACGGCAAGACGCTCGACCCCAAGACGGCGATCGCGCTCATGAACCCGGGCGGCATCCGCACCGACCTCGTCTACGCGCCCTCGGGCACCGAGGGCCCCGGCGTCGTCACCTACGGGGAGGGCTTCGCCGTCCAGCCGTTCAGCAACACGGTGAACCTCGCGGATCTCACCGGCGCCCAGGTCATCGCGGCTCTGCAGCAGCAGGTCAGCGGGGCGAACCAGGCATCGCCCAAGATCCTTCAGGTGTCGTCGGGGCTGACGTACACGCTCGACCTGACGAAGACGGGCGCGGACCGCGTCGTCGCGGACACGGTGAAGCTCGGCGGGGTCCCGATCGATCCGGCTGGTGTCTACCGCGTCGCCATGAACTCGTTCCTGGCGGGCGGCGGGGACGGGTTCGCCGCTCTCGGCGCCGGGAAGAACCCGCTGGTGGGGGGCGACGACCTGGCTGCGCTCAACGCCTACCTGACGGCCAACTCGTCGGCTGCCAGCCCGCTGGCGCCGCCGGCGGCCGACCGGGTCACGGTGGTGAAGTAG
- a CDS encoding alpha/beta fold hydrolase — protein MESLGESLNGPLCVSSITSGGRRAVLLTEDGVRIEAEHRPSDGGTSGAGNPAYEGCAIVVAHGFTGALERPAIRRAAEVFAEFAGVITFSFRGHGGSGGRSTVGDLEVLDLDAAVGWARRLGYRRVVTVGFSMGGSVVLRHAARPAAAPSAGRLGGAPDAVVSVSAPARWYYRGTAPMRRLHWVVTRPTGRLVSRLGLGTRIHPREWDPVPLSPIESAALIAPTPLLIVHGDRDAYFPLDHPRSLAGAAGDAAELWIEPGFGHAENAADDALLRRVGAWLGTV, from the coding sequence ATGGAGAGCCTCGGTGAGTCCCTGAACGGGCCTTTGTGTGTTTCATCGATCACTTCGGGTGGTCGGCGTGCGGTTCTGTTGACGGAGGACGGCGTACGAATCGAGGCCGAACACCGGCCGTCGGACGGCGGAACTTCCGGCGCGGGGAACCCGGCGTACGAAGGCTGCGCGATCGTGGTGGCGCACGGCTTCACGGGGGCTCTGGAGCGGCCCGCGATCCGCCGGGCGGCCGAGGTGTTCGCCGAGTTCGCGGGCGTGATCACCTTCTCCTTCCGGGGCCACGGCGGCTCCGGCGGCCGGTCCACCGTCGGCGATCTGGAGGTGCTCGACCTCGACGCGGCCGTGGGGTGGGCGCGCCGCCTCGGGTACCGAAGGGTGGTCACCGTCGGCTTCTCGATGGGCGGCTCCGTCGTGCTGCGGCACGCGGCGCGGCCCGCGGCGGCACCGTCCGCCGGACGGCTGGGCGGCGCACCCGACGCGGTCGTCTCGGTGAGCGCACCGGCCCGCTGGTACTACCGCGGGACGGCGCCGATGCGGCGGCTGCACTGGGTGGTCACCCGGCCCACCGGCCGGCTCGTCTCACGCCTCGGACTCGGGACCCGCATCCACCCGCGCGAGTGGGACCCGGTGCCGCTCTCGCCGATCGAGTCCGCGGCGCTGATCGCTCCGACGCCGCTGCTGATCGTGCACGGCGACCGGGACGCGTACTTCCCGCTGGACCACCCCCGGTCGCTGGCGGGCGCCGCCGGGGACGCGGCCGAGCTGTGGATCGAGCCGGGGTTCGGCCACGCGGAGAACGCGGCCGACGACGCTCTGCTGCGCCGTGTCGGGGCCTGGCTCGGCACGGTCTGA
- a CDS encoding HAMP domain-containing sensor histidine kinase, protein MKRLPLRSRLAILTAAAVAVAVAAVALSCWLLTKQQLTEQLDRSLRQADAVPQISRSINQNGCLATPPVQDVGPGHYPFINTTNTSAQVVQRNGKSCWVEGTAAFPVTKPDQAIAADPLKPDGTPRAVTHNVTTADGTELRVYTMGTNLALDRQPLALSVARPLSEITDPLNTLAWVLLAVAGIGVLGAGAAGLLIARAGLKPVDRLTETVEHIARTEDLSVRIPVEGEDEIARLSESFNAMTAALASSRDRQQQLIADAGHELRTPLTSLRTNIELLERSEATGRPIPPADRKALLASVKAQMTELAALIGDLQELSRPDGAPTLQVVALHEIAEAALERARLRGPDLTIRAELAPWYVRAEPVALERAVVNLLDNAVKFSPPSGSVEVRLDHGVLTVRDHGPGIPEDELPHVFERFWRSPSARSLPGSGLGLSIVARTVQQSGGEVSLRPAGGGGTVATVRLPGAPTAPPGLT, encoded by the coding sequence ATGAAGCGGTTGCCACTCCGTTCGCGGTTGGCGATCCTCACGGCCGCCGCGGTGGCGGTGGCGGTGGCGGCGGTGGCACTCTCGTGCTGGCTGCTCACGAAGCAGCAGCTCACCGAGCAGCTGGACAGGTCGCTGCGCCAGGCTGACGCGGTTCCTCAGATCTCTCGATCGATCAACCAGAACGGATGCCTGGCCACCCCGCCGGTGCAGGACGTCGGCCCGGGGCACTATCCGTTCATCAACACGACCAACACGTCCGCCCAAGTGGTCCAGCGCAACGGCAAATCGTGCTGGGTCGAGGGCACCGCCGCCTTCCCCGTGACGAAGCCCGACCAGGCCATCGCCGCTGATCCCCTCAAGCCCGACGGCACTCCGCGTGCCGTCACCCACAACGTGACGACCGCGGACGGTACCGAGCTGCGCGTCTACACCATGGGCACCAACCTGGCCCTCGACCGACAGCCGCTCGCTCTGTCCGTGGCCCGCCCGCTGTCCGAGATCACCGACCCCCTCAACACCCTCGCGTGGGTGCTGCTCGCGGTCGCCGGCATCGGCGTCCTCGGGGCCGGCGCCGCCGGATTGCTGATCGCCCGCGCAGGGCTGAAGCCCGTCGACCGCCTCACCGAGACCGTCGAACACATCGCGCGAACCGAAGACCTCAGCGTCCGCATCCCCGTCGAGGGGGAGGACGAGATCGCGCGGCTCTCCGAGTCGTTCAACGCGATGACGGCGGCGCTGGCCTCGTCCCGCGACCGGCAGCAGCAGTTGATCGCGGACGCCGGGCACGAGCTCCGCACCCCGCTCACCTCCCTCCGCACCAACATCGAACTGCTGGAACGCAGCGAGGCCACCGGGCGGCCCATCCCCCCGGCGGACCGCAAGGCGCTGCTGGCCAGCGTCAAGGCGCAGATGACGGAGCTGGCGGCGCTCATCGGCGACCTTCAGGAGCTCTCACGCCCCGACGGGGCGCCCACGCTGCAAGTGGTGGCCCTGCACGAGATCGCGGAGGCCGCGCTGGAACGGGCCAGACTGCGCGGACCCGATCTGACGATCCGGGCCGAGCTGGCGCCCTGGTACGTCCGCGCGGAGCCGGTCGCTCTGGAACGCGCGGTGGTGAACCTGCTGGACAACGCGGTGAAGTTCAGCCCGCCGTCCGGCTCGGTCGAAGTACGCCTGGACCACGGCGTGCTGACGGTCCGCGACCACGGCCCCGGCATCCCGGAGGACGAACTCCCGCACGTCTTCGAGCGCTTCTGGCGCTCCCCGTCCGCCCGCAGCCTGCCCGGCAGCGGCCTGGGACTGTCCATCGTGGCCCGCACCGTCCAGCAGTCCGGCGGCGAGGTGAGCCTCCGCCCGGCCGGCGGCGGCGGCACCGTGGCCACCGTCCGCCTCCCGGGCGCCCCCACGGCCCCGCCCGGCCTGACATGA
- a CDS encoding response regulator transcription factor, whose amino-acid sequence MSSLLLLTNALQPSTEVLPALGLLLHSVRVAPAEGPALVDTPGADVILIDGRRDLPQVRSLCQLLRSTGPGCPLVLVVTEGGLAAVTADWGIDDVLLDTAGPAEVEARLRLAMGRQQIGVDDSPMEIRNGDLSVDEATYSAKLKGRVLDLTFKEFELIKYLAQHPGRVFTRAQLLQEVWGYDYFGGTRTVDVHVRRLRAKLGPEHESLIGTVRNVGYRFVTPEKVERAAEEAAKAQAQAQAQAEAQAQARARASADRSA is encoded by the coding sequence GTGAGCTCTCTCCTGCTCCTGACGAACGCGCTCCAGCCGTCCACCGAAGTACTTCCCGCGCTCGGACTGCTGCTCCACAGCGTCCGCGTGGCACCGGCCGAAGGACCGGCCCTGGTGGACACCCCCGGCGCCGACGTCATCCTGATCGACGGCCGCCGTGACCTGCCCCAGGTCCGCTCGCTGTGCCAGCTGCTCCGCTCCACCGGCCCCGGCTGTCCGCTGGTCCTGGTCGTCACCGAGGGCGGCCTCGCCGCCGTCACCGCCGACTGGGGCATCGACGACGTCCTGCTCGACACCGCGGGTCCCGCCGAGGTCGAGGCACGGCTGCGGCTCGCGATGGGCCGCCAGCAGATCGGCGTCGACGACAGCCCGATGGAGATCCGCAACGGCGACCTGTCGGTCGACGAGGCGACGTACAGCGCGAAGCTCAAGGGCCGGGTCCTGGATCTGACCTTCAAGGAGTTCGAGCTGATCAAATACCTCGCGCAGCACCCGGGCCGGGTCTTCACCCGCGCGCAGCTGCTGCAGGAGGTCTGGGGCTACGACTACTTCGGCGGCACCCGAACGGTCGATGTCCACGTACGGCGACTGCGCGCGAAGCTCGGCCCTGAGCACGAGTCCCTGATCGGTACCGTCCGGAACGTCGGCTACCGCTTCGTCACCCCGGAAAAGGTCGAGCGGGCCGCCGAGGAAGCCGCGAAGGCGCAGGCCCAGGCCCAGGCGCAAGCCGAGGCCCAGGCTCAGGCCCGAGCGCGTGCGAGCGCCGACCGATCCGCGTAA
- a CDS encoding S1C family serine protease: MTDHTQRSNSDYDPNAAYPQPPAYEPEQPVTTPSGVTVWPSGPHTAHQAPGAGSGAGGMYPPPPPGAQPSPGPSPVPTSRRKVRKPIALFAAVAIASGVVGGGTVALIGNTTSHPTVSTAAAAVNASSSKTGVAGVASAVSPSIVEIGATSNAGRSTGAGVIITSDGEIITNNHVIAGATSIKVTYSDGRTATAKVVGTDAKKDLALIKVDNASGLTAAKLGNSDGIAVGDQVVAIGSPEGLTGTVTSGIVSALNRDVTVSTDESQGRGQGQGGSGGSDQWPFSFGGNQYNGDTGNSTTTYKAIQTDASLNPGNSGGALINMNGEIIGINSAMYSAASSGSSGSSAGSVGLGFSIPINTVKADLDSLRSGGTN, from the coding sequence ATGACCGATCACACGCAGCGCAGCAACAGCGACTACGACCCGAACGCGGCCTATCCGCAACCGCCGGCGTACGAGCCGGAGCAGCCCGTGACGACCCCGTCCGGGGTCACCGTGTGGCCCAGCGGACCGCACACCGCACACCAGGCGCCCGGCGCGGGCAGCGGTGCCGGCGGGATGTATCCCCCGCCGCCGCCCGGCGCACAGCCCTCGCCCGGTCCCTCCCCCGTCCCGACCTCCCGGCGCAAGGTCCGCAAGCCGATCGCCCTGTTCGCCGCGGTGGCGATCGCTTCGGGCGTCGTCGGCGGCGGAACGGTGGCGCTGATCGGCAACACCACCTCGCACCCCACCGTCAGCACCGCGGCCGCCGCCGTGAACGCCAGCTCCAGCAAGACCGGCGTGGCCGGCGTCGCCTCCGCGGTCAGCCCGAGCATCGTCGAGATCGGCGCGACCTCGAACGCCGGCCGGTCCACCGGTGCCGGCGTGATCATCACCAGCGACGGCGAGATCATCACCAACAACCACGTCATCGCGGGCGCCACCAGCATCAAGGTCACCTACAGCGATGGAAGGACGGCCACCGCGAAGGTCGTCGGCACCGACGCCAAGAAGGACCTCGCCCTCATCAAGGTCGACAACGCCAGCGGCCTCACCGCTGCCAAGCTCGGCAACTCCGACGGCATCGCCGTCGGCGACCAGGTCGTGGCCATCGGTTCGCCCGAGGGCCTGACCGGCACCGTCACCAGCGGCATCGTCTCCGCCCTCAACCGCGACGTGACCGTCTCCACCGACGAGAGCCAGGGCCGGGGCCAGGGCCAGGGCGGCAGCGGCGGCTCCGACCAGTGGCCGTTCAGCTTCGGCGGCAACCAGTACAACGGCGACACCGGCAACTCCACCACCACCTACAAGGCCATCCAGACCGACGCGTCCCTCAACCCCGGCAACTCCGGCGGCGCGCTGATCAACATGAACGGCGAGATCATCGGCATCAACTCCGCGATGTACTCGGCCGCTTCGTCCGGCTCCTCGGGCAGCAGCGCCGGCAGCGTCGGCCTCGGCTTCTCCATCCCGATCAACACCGTGAAGGCCGACCTCGACTCACTGCGCAGCGGCGGCACCAACTGA
- a CDS encoding response regulator transcription factor yields the protein MSPGENGEAPARILIVDDEPAVREALQRSLAFEGYDTAIAADGMAALDQVDGYQPDAIILDVLMPRMDGLTTARRLRATGVTVPILMLTARDTVGDRVTGLDAGADDYLVKPFELDELLARLRALLRRSAYAAAAAAADEDNALTFADLRMDTSTREVTRAGRPVELTRTEYTLLEMFLAHPRQVLTREQILKSVWGFDFEPSSNSLDVYVMYLRRKTEIDGLPRLVHTVRGVGYALRAPDGKS from the coding sequence ATGAGCCCCGGCGAGAACGGCGAGGCCCCCGCCCGCATCCTGATCGTCGACGACGAGCCCGCCGTCCGCGAGGCGCTGCAGCGCAGCCTCGCCTTCGAGGGCTACGACACCGCCATCGCCGCCGACGGCATGGCGGCCCTCGACCAGGTCGACGGCTACCAGCCGGACGCGATCATCCTCGACGTCCTGATGCCCCGCATGGACGGCCTCACCACCGCCCGCCGGCTCCGCGCCACGGGTGTGACCGTGCCCATCCTGATGCTCACCGCCCGCGACACCGTCGGCGACCGCGTCACCGGCCTCGACGCGGGCGCCGACGACTACCTCGTCAAGCCCTTCGAACTCGACGAACTCCTCGCCCGGCTGCGCGCCCTGCTGCGCCGCAGCGCCTACGCGGCCGCGGCGGCCGCAGCCGACGAGGACAACGCCCTCACCTTCGCCGACCTCCGCATGGACACCTCCACCCGCGAGGTCACCCGCGCCGGCCGCCCCGTCGAACTCACCCGCACCGAATACACCCTGCTGGAGATGTTCCTCGCCCACCCCCGCCAGGTCCTGACCCGCGAGCAGATCCTCAAGTCCGTCTGGGGCTTCGACTTCGAGCCCTCCTCCAACTCCCTCGACGTCTACGTCATGTACCTCCGCCGCAAAACCGAGATCGACGGCCTCCCCCGCCTCGTCCACACGGTCCGCGGCGTCGGCTACGCGCTGCGGGCGCCGGACGGCAAGTCATGA
- a CDS encoding MFS transporter, translating to MQYGGIVVCTTDRGGAPSDADAQLPSATGPDVPAEAPLTPPHAKRWLMLALGTAAQTSACAFVYAIPSLADELRSAEHLTLTQVGLLAACPTAGLVLALIAWGAAADRWGERVVISSGLGLAAVLLGVATTIGPMTAFGLVLALAGAASASVYSASGRLVMGWFGTGERGLAMGIRQTSTPLGMAMAALTMPPIAAAYGVRGAIAFLAVVCGVIAVLIAVFAADPARAARSAGTAVRTANPYRGSRVLWRIHGSGALLVVPQFTAGAFALVLLVDARGWSPVAAGQLVALGQGLGAVSRIVVGRWSDRVGSRMRPMRQLALITAAVIGATALTAAFPSPLTDVALVLAIGITASTNGLSFTATAEGAGPAWSGRALGIHNTGQNLTAALVPPVIGALITDAGYWPGFAVAGAAACVAAVLVPSRDPVAGEADLSTADTTAFAGAGEPSQR from the coding sequence ATGCAGTACGGCGGCATAGTTGTGTGCACCACCGACCGAGGAGGCGCACCCAGCGATGCAGACGCCCAACTCCCCTCAGCCACCGGCCCGGACGTCCCAGCTGAGGCCCCGCTGACGCCCCCGCACGCGAAGCGCTGGCTGATGCTCGCCCTGGGGACCGCCGCGCAGACCTCGGCCTGCGCGTTCGTCTACGCGATCCCGTCCCTCGCCGACGAGCTGCGCTCCGCTGAGCACCTCACCCTCACGCAGGTCGGCCTGCTGGCCGCCTGCCCGACGGCGGGGCTGGTGCTGGCCCTGATCGCCTGGGGCGCCGCCGCCGACCGCTGGGGCGAGCGCGTCGTCATCTCCTCGGGGCTGGGGCTGGCGGCGGTGCTGCTCGGGGTGGCCACGACGATCGGCCCCATGACGGCGTTCGGCCTGGTCCTCGCCCTGGCGGGCGCGGCCTCGGCCTCCGTCTACTCGGCGAGCGGCCGGCTAGTGATGGGCTGGTTCGGCACCGGGGAGCGCGGGCTGGCCATGGGCATCCGGCAGACCTCCACGCCGCTCGGGATGGCGATGGCGGCGCTGACCATGCCGCCGATCGCCGCCGCGTACGGGGTGCGGGGCGCGATCGCGTTCCTCGCCGTGGTCTGCGGGGTGATCGCGGTCCTGATCGCCGTGTTCGCCGCCGACCCGGCCCGCGCCGCGAGGAGCGCGGGCACGGCCGTCCGTACCGCCAATCCGTACCGCGGTTCGAGGGTGCTGTGGCGCATCCACGGCTCCGGCGCGCTGCTGGTCGTCCCGCAGTTCACGGCGGGCGCCTTCGCGCTGGTGCTGCTGGTCGACGCACGCGGCTGGTCGCCGGTCGCGGCCGGGCAGCTGGTGGCGCTGGGCCAGGGGCTGGGCGCGGTCTCCCGGATCGTCGTGGGCCGCTGGTCGGACCGGGTCGGCAGCCGGATGCGGCCGATGCGGCAGCTCGCCCTGATCACCGCCGCGGTCATCGGGGCCACCGCGCTGACCGCGGCCTTCCCCTCCCCCCTCACCGACGTCGCCCTGGTCCTGGCCATCGGCATCACGGCCAGCACCAACGGGCTGTCCTTCACGGCCACCGCCGAGGGCGCCGGGCCCGCCTGGTCCGGGCGCGCGCTGGGCATCCACAACACCGGCCAGAACCTGACGGCCGCCCTGGTCCCGCCCGTCATCGGCGCCCTGATCACCGACGCCGGCTACTGGCCCGGCTTCGCCGTCGCCGGGGCCGCGGCCTGCGTCGCGGCCGTCCTCGTTCCGTCCCGTGACCCGGTGGCCGGCGAAGCGGACCTGTCCACGGCGGATACCACCGCGTTCGCAGGTGCTGGGGAGCCCTCCCAGCGGTGA
- a CDS encoding MoaD/ThiS family protein, protein MAASDIPVTPAPGAGTIRYWAAAKAAAGTAEEPYRAATLAEALAAARERHARQPEFARVLLRCSFLVDGDPVGTRDHAGVALADGGTVEVLPPFAGG, encoded by the coding sequence ATGGCGGCAAGCGACATTCCGGTGACGCCCGCCCCAGGCGCCGGCACGATCCGCTACTGGGCCGCGGCCAAGGCAGCGGCCGGCACGGCCGAGGAGCCGTACCGCGCCGCCACGCTGGCCGAGGCGCTCGCCGCCGCGCGCGAACGGCACGCGCGGCAGCCGGAGTTCGCGCGGGTGCTGCTGCGGTGCTCGTTCCTGGTCGACGGCGACCCCGTCGGGACGCGGGACCACGCGGGCGTGGCCCTGGCCGACGGCGGCACCGTCGAGGTCCTTCCGCCGTTCGCGGGTGGGTGA